The following proteins are co-located in the Carassius gibelio isolate Cgi1373 ecotype wild population from Czech Republic chromosome A21, carGib1.2-hapl.c, whole genome shotgun sequence genome:
- the LOC127941979 gene encoding high choriolytic enzyme 1, which translates to MLSEGDIVVSASASKKAMTNSMTGAMSTVNGYSGWPKSPSGWVVVPYTISNDYSDYQRMVIESAMKSITSKTCVHFLPRTNEVDYISIENLGGCSSTVGRAGGVQQLSLSVDGCIYYGIVEHELIHSLGFSHEHTRSDRDKYIWINWQNVPEASSYNFQIKDTDTLNTPYDYNSIMHYGRSAFAIQSGLETIVPIPNPLVQIGQRQELSAIDIQRINQLYECGF; encoded by the exons ATGCTTTCTGAGGGAGATATAGTTGTATCTGCATCCGCATCCAAGAAAGCCATGACCAATTCCATGACTGGTGCCATGAGCACTGTAAATGGCTACAGCGGCTGGCCAAAGTCCCCATCTGGATGGGTTGTAGTGCCATATACCATTTCTAACGACTAct CTGATTATCAGAGGATGGTGATTGAAAGTGCAATGAAGAGCATCACCTCTAAAACCTGTGTCCATTTTTTGCCACGCACTAATGAAGTGGACTACATCAGCATTGAGAATCTAGGAGG CTGCTCATCTACTGTAGGGAGAGCTGGAGGTGTACAGCAGTTGTCTCTGTCTGTGGACGGCTGTATTTATTATGGGATTGTTGAGCATGAGCTCATCCATTCTCTGGGGTTCAGCCACGAACACACCAGGAGTGACCGAGACAAGTACATCTGGATCAACTGGCAGAATGTTCCagaag CATCTTCATACAACTTTCAGATAAAGGACACCGATACTCTGAATACCCCTTATGACTACAACTCAATCATGCATTATGGAAG GTCAGCCTTTGCCATACAATCTGGCTTGGAAACAATCGTTCCAATTCCTAACCCTTTAGTACAGATTGGGCAGAGGCAGGAATTGTCTGCCATTGACATTCAGCGAATCAACCAGCTCTATGAATGTG GTTTTTAA